A stretch of DNA from bacterium:
CGTCCACCGGCTCCAGCACGGTGCGCGCGTCGGACCCGTAGACCACGATGCCCACCCGGTCGCCCTCGCCCAGCTCGTCCACGAGGATGCGCAGGGAGCGCTTCACCAGCTCCAGGCGGTTCTCCTGGTCCATCGAGCCGGACACGTCGATGACGAAGACCAGCTGCGAGGGGCGCCGCCGCTGCGGGCTCACGTCGCGGCCCTGCACGGTCAGCCGCAGCAGGTGGTAGCCGTCGCGGAACGGGGCCGGCGAGCCGTCGGCGTGGATCGCGAAGACGTCGTCGCGCGGGGGCGCGAAGCCGGCGTCGAAGGCGTTGACGAACTCCTCGACCCGCACCGCCGCCGCGGGCGGCAACTGGTTGCGGGACAGGTAGTTGCGCGTGACGGTCCACGACGCCTCGTCCACGTCCACCGCGAAGGTCGACATGCGGTCGTCCTCGACGGCGATGAACGGGTTCACGCCCGCGTGCTCGAAGTACATCAGCTCGTAGGGCTCGCCGTTGGGCGGGGTGGTGCCGCCGGTGACCGAACCGGAGCGGGCGACCGCCTCGGCCGGGCGCTCGAGGCGCAGCTTGGCTTCGCCGGAGCGGCCGCCGCGGGCCTGCTCCACCGAGTCGATGGCGTAGTCGTGGAGCGTGCCGCCCGAGAAGGACTGCGTCGTCGCGGCGTTCCCGGACCCGAAATTGTCCGCCTCCGCCTCGCCCACGAACTCCTGTGTGATGATCAGATCCTCGGGCGGCGGCGACTCGTCGCCGGCCTGCAGGACGTCGACGGCACCGGAGGGCGCGGCCGGGCCGGTCGCCGCGGCGGCCTTCCCGGAGGTGTCCTTGTCGCGGCTCGCGGGGAGCACGGGAGCCGCGTCCGCCGACTTCCGCTCGTTCGTGCGATCATCGCCGACCACCGGCGCGGGGACGGCCGCGATCTCGCGGCGGGCGGGCGTCGGCACGACCTCCCGCACGGCCGGCGTCGTCGCGTCCGGGGTGTAGCTGTTCAACGGCGCCGGCGGGTCGTTCCGCACCACCAGCAGCACCAGGGCCGCGACCGCCAGGGTCCCCACCGCTCCGGTCGCCGGCAGCAGCAGGGGGCGACGGCGGCGCTGGGGGGGAGCGGCGTCGGCGATCCGCCGCCACAGGTCCTCGCGCTCGTGATCGGTGAGCTGGTGCGCGTTCTTATCGAGATGGCTCTTCATGACCGGCCTCCTCGGATGACGTCCAGGTCGCCGTTCGCGTCCTGGAGCAATGCCCGCATGCTCTGGCACGCCCGGTGGTGGTGGACCCGCGCGGTGGCCTCGGCGCAGCCGAGGCAAGCCGCGACCTCGCGGAACGGGAGTTCCTCGAGTTCCCGCAGCAGCAGGGCCGCCCGCTGCTGCGCGGGCAGCCGCATCAGGGCCGCCCGGAAGGCGGGATCGACGACGGCGTCCACGGGTTCGGGGGGCGTGACCTTCATGTCGGAGGCGGTGTCGAGGGCGAACGCGCGCAGGTGCCCGAGCCGGCGGCGCAGCCCGCGCCGCCAGTCCAGGGTCTTGCGCAGGGCGATGGCGCGCAGCCAGCCGAGCACCGGGGCCTCGCCCCGGTACGTCGACATGCTGCGCATCGCCGTGACGTAGGTCTCCTGCAGCAGGTCCAGGGCGGTGTCGCGATCACCGGTCTGGTAGCACAGGAAGTTGAAGAGCGGCCGGCAGGTCTCTTCGTAGAGGGTCCGCCAGGTCTTCTCGTGGTCCCGTGCCGTGTCGCGCTCGACGGTCAAGGCGGGTCGTCCTGAGGGTTCCGCGTTCATGGTGTCCACCTCCGTTCACCCACCAGGACGTCCGCGGCGGGCGATCCGTTTACACGGGGAGGGGCTTTTCATGAGAAAGCGGCCGGAGGGTGGGCTCGTCAAGCCCGGATAACGAAGCGGCGGCCCCATCCGGGGCCGCCGCCGCTTCGTCGTCGGGATCGCGGACTAGACCCGGCCGCGCAGGCGGCAGGCCTCGGCCACGCGCTGGATGGCGATCATGTACGCCGCGTCGCGCATGTGCACGTTCTGGGCCTCGGCCAGGTCGGCCACGCCGTGGAAGGCCTTGGTCATGATGGCGTCCAGGCGCTCCAGGACCTCGTCCTTGGGCCAGAAGTAGTTCATGTTGCACTGGACCTGCTCGAAGTACGAGCAGGTCACGCCGCCGGCGTTGCACAGGAAGTCGGGGATCGTGTAGACGCCGTTGGCGAACATGATCTCGTCCGCCTCGGGCGTGGTCGGGCCGTTGGCGCCCTCGGCCATGAACTTCACGCGCTTGCTGATCTTCTTGACCGTCGTGGCGTTGACCTGGTTCTCCAGGGCGCAGGGCAGCAGGATGTCGACGTCCTGCTCGATCCAGGCGTCGCCCGGCAGCACCTCGTAGCCGGCGGCCTTGGCCTTGTCCTTGTCGATGCCGCCGAAGCGGTCCGCCATGCCCTGCAGCTCGTGCAGGTCGATCCCGGACGACTTCTTGAAGGTGTAGCTGGTCTGGTCGGCCTGGTCCCAGCTCGAGACGCAGATCGCGCGGCCGCCCAGCTTCGTGTACAGGTCGACGCCGTACTGGGAGACGTTGCCGAAGCCCTGGAAGGAAGCCGTGGTCTTGGCGATGTCGACGCCCTTGCGCTTCAGCGCCTCGCGCAGCGTGTAGACGACCCCGTAACCGGTGGCCTCGGTGCGGCCCTCGCTGCCGCCCATGCCCAGGGGCTTGCCGGTGATCATGCCGGGGAAGTGGCCGCGGTGGATCTTCTCGTACTCGTCCATCATCCACAGCATGTGCTGGCCGTTGGTCATCACGTCGGGAGCGGGCACGTCCTGGACCGGGCCGATGTAGCCGGAGACCTGCTGGACCCAGCCCCGGCACAGCCCCTCCTGCTCGCGCTGGGACAGGTGGTGCGGGTCGCAGATCACGCCGCCCTTGCCGCCGCCCAGCGGGATGTTGACCACGGCGCACTTCCAGGTCATCCAGGTGGCCAGCGCGCGCACCGTGTCGACGGTCTCCTGGGGGTGGAAGCGGATGCCGCCCTTGCAGGGGCCGCGCGCGTCGTTGTGCTGCACGCGGAAGCCGCGGAAGATCTTCATGCTCCCGTCGTCCATGCGCACCGGGACGTTGAACTGGAACTCGCGGTCGGGATTGCGCAGCAGGTCCCGCGTCGCCTGGTCAAGACCCAGCATCTCGGCCACGCGGTCGAACTGCTGCTGGGCCATCGCGAAAGCGTTGAACGACTTGTCGGCCATGTCCTCGCTCCTCGATGAGAATCGTCCCGTGTCCGCGCCCGGATCGGGGCTGGTGCCGGATCCGGACCCCGGGCCGGGATGGCTCGGGTGCGCGTTGCGGCGGCGGGCGAGCCGCCGCCGTGGTGCAAATCTAGGCTCCGGGGGCAGGTCGTCCAAAGAAAAACAGGTCCGCGGTGCGGGCGTGGGCGTGAACGGTTCACGAGGCGGGTCGCGGAACCCGACTTGCCGAACCGGGAAATCCTGCGTATCCCTGTGATGCCTGTTGCAACAACCTTTATGGGAGGCCCCACGTGGACAAGCCCCGGATCGCCGAGACACGGCCCAAGGTGCTCGAGCTGCAGCCCGGCACCTACTACTACTGCTCGTGCGGGGAGTCGCGGAGCCAGCCCTTCTGCGACGGCTCGCACACGGGCACGGCGTTCGCGCCGCTGAAGTTCGAAATCGCCGAGACCACCCGCGCCGCCCTCTGCCAGTGCAAGCGCTCCCGCGAGGAGCCGCACTGCGACGGCAGCCACAAACTCTACACGCAAGGAGAGACGCGATGACGTACCGCAAGACGATGTCGGCCGCCCTGGCCGTCTGCTTCCTGGCGGCGGGCGCCGCCACGGCCGCCACCTACACCATCGACGCCTCGCACTCGTCGGTAGGCTTCAAGGTGCGCCACATGATGGTCAGCAAGGTGACCGGCTCGTTCGGCGAGTTCTCCGGCACCGTCGAGTACGTCGAGGGCCAGACCGGGCAGTGGTCCGCCTCGGCCGTCATCGCCACCGCGTCGGTCAACACCAACGACGCCAAGCGCGACGGCCACCTGAGCGGCACCGACTTCTTCGACGCCGCGAAGTACCCCGAGATCACCTTCGTCTCGAAGGGCGTGCGCCAGGAGGGCGACGGCCTGGTCCTCGTCGGCGACCTGACCATGCACGGCGCGACCAAGCCGGTCGAGCTGGAGCTGGAGTTCAACGGCGCGATGACCGACCCCTGGGGCAACGACCGCATCGGCTTCTCGGCCAAGGGCGTGCTGGACCGCC
This window harbors:
- a CDS encoding Glu/Leu/Phe/Val dehydrogenase — its product is MADKSFNAFAMAQQQFDRVAEMLGLDQATRDLLRNPDREFQFNVPVRMDDGSMKIFRGFRVQHNDARGPCKGGIRFHPQETVDTVRALATWMTWKCAVVNIPLGGGKGGVICDPHHLSQREQEGLCRGWVQQVSGYIGPVQDVPAPDVMTNGQHMLWMMDEYEKIHRGHFPGMITGKPLGMGGSEGRTEATGYGVVYTLREALKRKGVDIAKTTASFQGFGNVSQYGVDLYTKLGGRAICVSSWDQADQTSYTFKKSSGIDLHELQGMADRFGGIDKDKAKAAGYEVLPGDAWIEQDVDILLPCALENQVNATTVKKISKRVKFMAEGANGPTTPEADEIMFANGVYTIPDFLCNAGGVTCSYFEQVQCNMNYFWPKDEVLERLDAIMTKAFHGVADLAEAQNVHMRDAAYMIAIQRVAEACRLRGRV
- a CDS encoding YceI family protein, with the translated sequence MTYRKTMSAALAVCFLAAGAATAATYTIDASHSSVGFKVRHMMVSKVTGSFGEFSGTVEYVEGQTGQWSASAVIATASVNTNDAKRDGHLSGTDFFDAAKYPEITFVSKGVRQEGDGLVLVGDLTMHGATKPVELELEFNGAMTDPWGNDRIGFSAKGVLDRRDFGISYNTVLDKGGVAVGNEVDLMLEIEAIAAK
- a CDS encoding von Willebrand factor type A domain-containing protein gives rise to the protein MKSHLDKNAHQLTDHEREDLWRRIADAAPPQRRRRPLLLPATGAVGTLAVAALVLLVVRNDPPAPLNSYTPDATTPAVREVVPTPARREIAAVPAPVVGDDRTNERKSADAAPVLPASRDKDTSGKAAAATGPAAPSGAVDVLQAGDESPPPEDLIITQEFVGEAEADNFGSGNAATTQSFSGGTLHDYAIDSVEQARGGRSGEAKLRLERPAEAVARSGSVTGGTTPPNGEPYELMYFEHAGVNPFIAVEDDRMSTFAVDVDEASWTVTRNYLSRNQLPPAAAVRVEEFVNAFDAGFAPPRDDVFAIHADGSPAPFRDGYHLLRLTVQGRDVSPQRRRPSQLVFVIDVSGSMDQENRLELVKRSLRILVDELGEGDRVGIVVYGSDARTVLEPVDATRRGAILDAVERLRPEGSTNAAAGLDEAYDMARRHYDDRANNRLILCSDGVANLEQTAADDILARVRRESDRGIYLSTVGFGMGNYNDVLMERLADTGDGNYAYVDRLDEADRIFRENLSATLQVIARDAKIQVEFDPATVDRYRLLGYENRDVADRDFRRDDVDAGEVGAGHAVTALYELKLVRGDERPDPLVRRRAPRLATVRIRYEEPAGRGRGRGEVHEIERRVGLEDLSRSFAAAPERFRLQAAVAEFAEILRHSFWAKEHRVADLVPLADDLARDLRGDERVRDFRDAVRRAADLEGDGGRDDDRPRDPRE
- a CDS encoding RNA polymerase sigma factor, with translation MNAEPSGRPALTVERDTARDHEKTWRTLYEETCRPLFNFLCYQTGDRDTALDLLQETYVTAMRSMSTYRGEAPVLGWLRAIALRKTLDWRRGLRRRLGHLRAFALDTASDMKVTPPEPVDAVVDPAFRAALMRLPAQQRAALLLRELEELPFREVAACLGCAEATARVHHHRACQSMRALLQDANGDLDVIRGGRS
- a CDS encoding CDGSH iron-sulfur domain-containing protein, giving the protein MDKPRIAETRPKVLELQPGTYYYCSCGESRSQPFCDGSHTGTAFAPLKFEIAETTRAALCQCKRSREEPHCDGSHKLYTQGETR